A stretch of the Solanum dulcamara chromosome 6, daSolDulc1.2, whole genome shotgun sequence genome encodes the following:
- the LOC129892445 gene encoding 36.4 kDa proline-rich protein-like translates to MEKFNLAKVLLLLLQLGTLFIAHACPYCPYPPSTPKHPKLPPKVKPPSKQPPHAKPPSTPKNPPYVKPPSTPKHPPHVKPPSTPTHPKEPPHVKPPSTPKHPKYPPHVKPPSTPKHPKYPPHVKPPSPTPPIVHPPVTPKPPSPTPPIVYPPKPPSPTPPIVHPPVTPKPPSPTPPIVYPPKPPTPTPPIVPPPVTPTPPIVSPPFFPSPPVVTPPPYVPSPPVVTPPIVPTPPTPCPPPPPKIVPSPPAQPTCPIDALKLGACVDILGGLIHIGIGGSAKQTCCPLLQGLVDLDAAICLCTTIKLKLLNINIILPIALQVLVDDCGKYPPKDFKCPSS, encoded by the coding sequence ATGGAGAAGTTTAATCTTGCTAAAGTCTTATTGTTGCTTCTCCAACTTGGAACTTTGTTCATTGCCCATGCATGTCCTTATTGCCCTTATCCTCCTTCCACCCCAAAACACCCAAAATTACCTCCTAAGGTAAAACCCCCTTCTAAACAACCTCCACATGCAAAGCCACCTTCTACCCCTAAAAACCCTCCATATGTAAAACCACCTTCTACCCCCAAACATCCTCCACATGTGAAACCACCTTCTACCCCTACACACCCTAAAGAACCTCCACATGTGAAACCACCGTCTACCCCTAAGCACCCTAAATACCCTCCACATGTGAAACCACCTTCTACCCCTAAGCACCCTAAATACCCTCCACATGTAAAACCACCATCACCAACACCACCTATTGTCCATCCACCAGTCACTCCCAAACCACCATCACCGACACCCCCTATTGTTTATCCTCCAAAACCACCATCACCAACACCACCTATTGTCCATCCACCAGTTACTCCCAAACCACCATCACCGACACCCCCTATTGTTTATCCTCCAAAAccaccaacaccaacaccacCTATTGTGCCACCTCCAGTCACTCCAACACCACCTATTGTCTCTCCACCTTTTTTCCCCAGTCCTCCCGTGGTAACACCGCCACCCTACGTGCCAAGTCCTCCGGTTGTTACTCCACCCATAGTTCCAACACCCCCTACACCATGCCCGCCGCCACCACCAAAAATAGTACCATCACCACCTGCACAACCAACTTGTCCCATTGATGCTCTCAAGCTAGGTGCTTGTGTGGACATATTAGGAGGACTAATCCACATTGGAATCGGTGGCAGTGCTAAGCAAACATGTTGTCCACTTCTTCAGGGACTTGTAGACTTGGATGCAGCCATTTGTCTTTGCACAACCATTAAGCTCAAGCTCTTAAACATAAACATCATTCTTCCCATTGCCCTTCAAGTTCTTGTTGATGACTGTGGCAAGTATCCACCTAAAGACTTCAAGTGTCCATCATCCTAA